GTGTTCGGGACATCGAAGTTAATGACGTGGGAGACGCCGGCCACGTCGATGCCGCGCGCTACGATGTCCGTTGCCACGAGGATGTTGTGGCGGCGTGAGCGGAAGCTACGCATGGCTCGGTCGCGTTGGGACTGGGACAGATTTCCCTGGAGACCGACGGCCCGGTGGCCGGCCTGGTCGAGCATCTTGGCCAGACGCCGGGCGCGGTGCTTGGTGCGGGTGAAGACGATGGCCGAGTCGCAGTTGTCTTGGGTGAGTACGTGTTCGAGCAGGGCGTACTTGCGCTGCTCGGCGACGAAAACCAGCGCATGTTTGACGCTAGCGACCGGCGCCATATTGGCTAACTCGACGACATGCGGAGTCTTCAACAGGTCGTCAGCCAGCCCTCGGACTTCTTTCGGCATAGTGGCTGAGAACAGCAAGTTTTGCCGGCGAGCGGGCAGCGCCCCGAGGATCTTGCGAATACCGGGGAGGAAGCCCATATCGAACATATGGTCAGCTTCGTCGAGCACCAGGGTTTCGACTTGGCCGAGGCGGAGGATTCCCTGCTGGAGCAGGTCGAGGACGCGGCCTGGACAGCCGACTACGATCTCCGGGCGCTGACGCAGCGCACTGATCTGATGACGCATTGAGACACCGCCGTAGATGGTGGTCATCTTGAGGCGGGTGAACTGCGCCAGGGTCCGGATTTCTTCCGTGAGTTGGCTGGCGAGTTCCCGGGTGGGGGCCAGCACCAAAGCGCGCAGGCCCTGACGGCGTTCTCCGAGGAGCCGGTTGAGCAGGGGAAGTGCGAAGGCCGCCGTCTTACCGGTGCCGGTCTGAGCCAGGCCGAGTACGTCACGGCCGTCGAGGCTGGGGGGAATGGTTTTGACCTGAATTGGCCAGGGAGTTGCAAAGCCGGCGACGTGGATGCCGCGTATAAGGGCTTTGTGGAGTCCGAACTGATCGAATGTAGCTGGGGCAATTGATAGTGAATCAGACATGAATGGATGAATCTCCATCGTGGGCGCGCAGGGTACTCCTGTACGCCACGACCGTCTTTTCCGACCCAAACAACAGGGAAAGGGAAGAAGGGTTCTTTTTTAGCGGAGTGCCCTCGGAGGAACGAAGAGGGCCTGCTGTTCGCCGCTGTCGAGCGAATGCTCAACCATACGGGCTAGGCTATACCGTCCGCGCGATTTGCGCCAGCCCACGGGCTCAGGTCTTATTTTTGAAGGCGGCGAAATCTCGCTGCATGACGGAATCGACCGCGTTGACCGCCGGACGCTCACCGACCAGGTGCAGGTACTCACCAAGGCCGGGCACGTCATCCGTAATGTCCCAGTCGTAGATGTGTGTGGTGTGCATATTGGTGAAGCGCAACTCGAAATAGGCGGTCAGGTCGGCGAAGGTGAACGTGTCGCCAGCGATATAGGGCGCGAAGCGGGCCAGCCGCTTGAACGCCTGCAGGCCCTTCTCCAGCTCCGGCCGGACGTGTTCATAGGCGGTCTGGTCAACCGGCGCGCCGAAGTACACCGTCGGCAGATGGCGCCGGGCCGGGGTGTCGAGATACAGCTCGACAAAGCGGATGATTTCTTTGGTTTTGGCCCTGGCCCAGGGATCGCCGGGATACAGCGCCGGCTGGGGCTGGATATCTTCGAGATAGTCGAAGATGACGTTCGTCTCGCTCAGGGGCGTGCCATCGACCTCGATGTACGGCACCTTGCCCATCGGGCTGAGCGCCAGCACCTCGGGCTCCTGGCTGGGCATGATCGAGACTTCCTCAAACGGAACGTTTTTCTCGACAAAGGCCGCTTTGGCCGTGCTGAAATAATTGCTCAGGGTCGTGCCGTATAGCTTAATCATGCTGCGCCTCCTGTGGGAAATGCCTTGCCGCTGCGGGCCGGACCATCCTAGCGCAATCCGCCGTCCGAGGCCAATGGGAGCC
Above is a genomic segment from Desulfurellaceae bacterium containing:
- a CDS encoding DEAD/DEAH box helicase, which encodes MEIHPFMSDSLSIAPATFDQFGLHKALIRGIHVAGFATPWPIQVKTIPPSLDGRDVLGLAQTGTGKTAAFALPLLNRLLGERRQGLRALVLAPTRELASQLTEEIRTLAQFTRLKMTTIYGGVSMRHQISALRQRPEIVVGCPGRVLDLLQQGILRLGQVETLVLDEADHMFDMGFLPGIRKILGALPARRQNLLFSATMPKEVRGLADDLLKTPHVVELANMAPVASVKHALVFVAEQRKYALLEHVLTQDNCDSAIVFTRTKHRARRLAKMLDQAGHRAVGLQGNLSQSQRDRAMRSFRSRRHNILVATDIVARGIDVAGVSHVINFDVPNTPEAYTHRLGRTGRAERYGEACTFVTVGDSGWLRATERMIGSRIPRRQVAGFEPEVNQKPKRPGGQVRNRPHHATRHEHRRAG
- a CDS encoding glutathione S-transferase; translation: MIKLYGTTLSNYFSTAKAAFVEKNVPFEEVSIMPSQEPEVLALSPMGKVPYIEVDGTPLSETNVIFDYLEDIQPQPALYPGDPWARAKTKEIIRFVELYLDTPARRHLPTVYFGAPVDQTAYEHVRPELEKGLQAFKRLARFAPYIAGDTFTFADLTAYFELRFTNMHTTHIYDWDITDDVPGLGEYLHLVGERPAVNAVDSVMQRDFAAFKNKT